The genomic region TCGACTGCCAGTGGCGATCGTTTTTCCATCGGGATTAAAAGCAATTGACAAAATCCAGTTAGAATGTCCCCAAAAAGTGCGATCGCATCGCCAATTCTGACTTTGTAGGGCAGAAGGAACATTGGTAACTGACTTTTGGTAAAACGTGGGAAGATTGGTAACTGGGGGTTGGTAAGGCGCGATCGCAGATTGACTACTACTAATTCCATAGAGATTTCCCAAGGGAATATCCGTACCATTGTTAACCGTTACCGTTGATTGCGGATTCAATGCTGCCAAAATTTCCCGTGCTGAACTATAGCGACGGCTGGTGGCTCTTTCCAGCATTTTATCTAGCACTTTACCTAAATTTTCATCCAACAAGGGACTTTTCAAGTAATCTCGCCACACCCAAGCATCTTCGCTGATACTAAATAAATCGAATGGGTGCATTTGCGTCAGTAAATGAATGCAGGTAACTCCTAAACTATAGAAGTCGCTGGTAAATTCTGCTTTCCCCATTGTTTGTTCTGGTGCAGCATATTCAGCCGTGCCGATTTTCGTTCCCGTTTTGGCATAAGCGGTGGTGCTGACAAATTTAGCTGCCCCAAAATCAACTAATACTAGTTCATCTCTTTTTGGCGTTACTAAATAAGGAGATGTTACCTGGGAGTTGACGGGAAATCTGCGAATAATGTTTTCCGGCTTGATATCTCGGTGAATTATGTGATGAGAGTGGACGAACTCCAACACGGGCAATAAACTATTCAGCAAGTCCCGAATTTGATTTTCGCTGAACGCCCCTTCGGTTGCTAGTGCTTGGGCTAAATTTTGGCCATCGATAAACTCTTGTACCAAATATTGGCGGTTCTCTTCTTCAAAATGGGCGAAAAGTTCGGGAATTTGCGGATGTTTACCCAAATCGTCCAACCGGATCGCTTCTTGTGCGAATAATTTGGCTGCCCTTTCCGCGCCAGCACCTTGATAGAAAAATTGTTTGATGACGCACCGGGACTTGGAGGGTTTGTATTCATCCACAGCCAAAAAGGTTCTGCCAAAGCCACCTTCACCGATCAGTTCGATCGCGCGATAGCGATCGCCTAACAGTAGTTTAGAGCCACAATGAAGGCAGTACTTGGTTCCCTGCGGGTTGCTATTAGGTTTTTGGCAATCCAAGTTGAGGCAGTAGACCATATGGGAAAATTAACAGATGGAGTCTCTATGCCAATTCTCGCGAAATTTACCAATTCTATGGATCGGGATTTTCAGGATTTAAGGATGAACAGGATTAAGGATGAAGTCTGAAGGATGAAGTCTGAAGTCTAAAGGATGAAATATTAACTGATTTTACTCATCTCCCCTGCTCCCCCGCTCCCCCGCTCCCCTACTCCCCTGCTCCCCTGCTCCCCTGCTCCCTTTCCCCTACCCATGACACATCCCGATTTGACTGAGAATATACCAACATCTCACGGTACGCCGATTTTAGAAGCCAAGGCGCTAACTCGCAGCTTTGGGGGTTTGGTGGCTGTAAATGAAGTTTCCTTTAAAGTAGAAAAAAATGAGATATTTGGCTTAATTGGCCCGAATGGGGCTGGTAAAACCACTTTGTTTAATCTGATCACTTGTTTGCTACCGCCTTCTAGGGGTCAGTTAATTTATCAAGGTGAGGAAATTTCCCAATTGCGCCCCCCGGAAGTCGCGAAGAGAGGAATTTCTCGCACTTTTCAGAATATTCGCTTGTTTGGAGAGTTATCAGCATTGGAAAACGTGACGATCGGGCGTCACGTCCATAGTAGAAAGGGTAGCGCGGTGTCTGCTCTTTTAACGGGTATGTTAGGTTTGCCTTCTGCCAGAAAACAAGAGGAGGAAACAAAGCAGAGGGCGTTAGAGTTACTTGATATGGTGGGATTAAGCGATCGCGCTTGGGAAAAAGCGAAAAATTTTCCTTATGGAGATCAGCGTCGTTTGGAAATTGCTCGTGCGTTGGCGCTGGAACCGAAAATAATATTATTGGATGAACCTGCTGCTGGTATGAATCCCAATGAAAAACACCAGTTAAGTGAATTTATCAGCCAAATTCGCCAGCAGTTCAATTTGACTGTAATCTTAATCGAACATCACGTACCTTTGGTGATGGGGTTGTGCGATCGGATCGCAGTTTTAAATTTTGGCAAATTAATTGCTTTAGGTAAACCATCGGTGGTGAGGAACGATCCGGCGGTGATTGAAGCTTATTTAGGCGACGAAGCTTAATAAAGGATGAAGGATCAAGGATGAAGGATGAATTAGTACCCCTGCTCGAAGTTAATCGGCTTTCAGTTAATTATGGTGGGATTCAAGCTCTCAAAGAGATCGATCTAGTTGTAAATGTGGGAGAAGTCGTTACCCTGATTGGTGCTAACGGTGCGGGAAAAAGTACTACCCTGCGTGCGATTTCTCGGCTGATCGATGCTCGGAACGGCCAGATTATTTACAATGGCCGTAACATTACTCGTCGCCCCGCCCACGAGGTTGTGCGCCTGGGTATGGCCCACAGTCCAGAAGGACGACGAGTGCTAGCGCGACAAACTGTATTGGATAATCTGGAGTTGGGCGCGTATATTCGTTCTGACAAAGCGGAAATTAAGGCAGATATCGATCGCCAATTTGTATTGTTCCCCCGTTTGGCAGAACGTCGCCATCAATTAGCCGGGACTCTCAGTGGTGGAGAACAGCAAATGCTTGCGATCGCCCGTGCGTTGATGAGTCGCCCCAAGTTATTACTATTAGATGAGCCTAGCCTTGGTTTAGCACCTGCGATCGTGCGAGAAATTTTTTCCATCATCCAAAATCTGCGAGAAACGGGCGTTACCATCCTTTTGGTGGAACAAAACGCTCATTTAGCTTTGGAAATTGGCGATCGAGGATACGTCTTAGAAGCCGGCTCGATTACCCTCTCTGGAAAAGCTCGCGATCTGCTGCATGACGATCGAGTGAGAAAAGCTTACTTGGGATGAACGTTGGAAAGCTTAAGCGAGTGATAACTTTTGTACAGCCTATATTTGCGGGGTGTGTTAGCGATCGCACCATGCCATAAGTCTTACGAATCAAACTAATCAATGATTTGTGTCACACTACGCAGATATATTAAAATACTTAAACTAAAATGTGAAGTAATATAACAATATCAGTAGGGGTGGGGGGTTTCACCCCTCATTCGTATATACTAAAAATTGTAGATGCACCCTGATGATCGACGCCCTCAAACAAATGTTGGGCGTTTTTTATTTTTCATACATTTTGAATATGGGATTTTAGCCCGCCCGCAAATCAACTGATACTGTTGGC from Leptolyngbyaceae cyanobacterium harbors:
- a CDS encoding serine/threonine-protein kinase, which translates into the protein MVYCLNLDCQKPNSNPQGTKYCLHCGSKLLLGDRYRAIELIGEGGFGRTFLAVDEYKPSKSRCVIKQFFYQGAGAERAAKLFAQEAIRLDDLGKHPQIPELFAHFEEENRQYLVQEFIDGQNLAQALATEGAFSENQIRDLLNSLLPVLEFVHSHHIIHRDIKPENIIRRFPVNSQVTSPYLVTPKRDELVLVDFGAAKFVSTTAYAKTGTKIGTAEYAAPEQTMGKAEFTSDFYSLGVTCIHLLTQMHPFDLFSISEDAWVWRDYLKSPLLDENLGKVLDKMLERATSRRYSSAREILAALNPQSTVTVNNGTDIPLGNLYGISSSQSAIAPYQPPVTNLPTFYQKSVTNVPSALQSQNWRCDRTFWGHSNWILSIAFNPDGKTIATGSRDKTIKIWDLKTGKEIRTLWGHHNWVWSVNYSPDGKVLVSGSGDKTIKIWQMPSGKIIRNLTDHTGPIYATAVSSDGLTIASGSGDKSIKIWQIGQSEPIHTLTRHLFWIRCVAISPDGQFLASGGLDNNIHLWHIETGKWIRTFTGHSNWIRCIAFSPNGKTLASGSYDKTIKIWDLNSGKEIYSFNGHSDLINCLTISPNGQILASGSRDKTIKFWHLLTGKEIVTVTENSGSVTCMAFSPDGQTLVTGNLDKSIKIWRCD
- a CDS encoding ABC transporter ATP-binding protein translates to MTHPDLTENIPTSHGTPILEAKALTRSFGGLVAVNEVSFKVEKNEIFGLIGPNGAGKTTLFNLITCLLPPSRGQLIYQGEEISQLRPPEVAKRGISRTFQNIRLFGELSALENVTIGRHVHSRKGSAVSALLTGMLGLPSARKQEEETKQRALELLDMVGLSDRAWEKAKNFPYGDQRRLEIARALALEPKIILLDEPAAGMNPNEKHQLSEFISQIRQQFNLTVILIEHHVPLVMGLCDRIAVLNFGKLIALGKPSVVRNDPAVIEAYLGDEA
- a CDS encoding ABC transporter ATP-binding protein, encoding MLEVNRLSVNYGGIQALKEIDLVVNVGEVVTLIGANGAGKSTTLRAISRLIDARNGQIIYNGRNITRRPAHEVVRLGMAHSPEGRRVLARQTVLDNLELGAYIRSDKAEIKADIDRQFVLFPRLAERRHQLAGTLSGGEQQMLAIARALMSRPKLLLLDEPSLGLAPAIVREIFSIIQNLRETGVTILLVEQNAHLALEIGDRGYVLEAGSITLSGKARDLLHDDRVRKAYLG